CTAGTTTTACAAACATTATAATTAGCCTATTTTCTTAATTCAAATGCTTAAAGAATTCTCTTTTTCCAATTCTCTTTTTCCATGCTTCACTTACTGCATTATCACTTATATTTGATTTGAGAATTAAAAGAAGAGTTGGCATTGTAATTAGCAAATTAAAGATTTTCCAAACACTATTGAACTAACaatattagttttatatatatatgtatatagtgTTGAACTAGTAAATTGCATCATCCAttaataattagaattaaaatccCAAACCAAGCACTAACAAATAAATTAgagtagtttgttttttaattaagtatttCAATTTGGCAAAGATAGTGTGTGATTTaccatattttattctttttccatATAATATAATGCAGTTTGGATACTATAGAGCATATACTTTGATCTTAGGCCTTGGCTTAAAACGAATTTGGTGCACATACAGATTCTATATACGTCCAACTCCAACAAGCCCTAAAACGACATCAATGGATAAATGCCAAGGAGCTAGTGGATGAGCTTTGTTTGTTCACTCTGTGGCAGAGGCCTCTCCACAACTTCTCAGCAGGAAAGCTAAAAATTATGTGGGGGTCCATGCAAATTGATGCATATGCTTATTATTTCTTCATAATTATACCCACATATCCCTTATAAATACAGTGGGCCCTGTCTTAAATTCACTCCACACCTTGCTTTGCTCAcctcaaaaatgtttttggcaCATTTCTATGGTGTTTTATGTGTACCGAAGAGAAGGAAcgacataattaattaatgttagaCACAATAGcatgaataaatattaataaaattacaagcTAAAGggaacaaaaataagaaaaaacatgcaAACGTTTCAAAGTGGGGTGATATGCACTTGTTTGATATTCGACTGACTTGCACTTGAGAGTAAAGTTATGAACCCAACTTCCTGATTatcataataacaataataataaacctAAGAGGTTATTCAAGTTATTAAGGAAATATGttcattttttaactttttagattcaaattttaagaatattgcacaagtaaatttattaatttatactcCGGATTTATAAGAAGAATCCacaattaaaatcatttgaatatatattttattatcaaataataataataataataaaaaacttatatatcaCAATGCAGTACCGTTTGACATTATGATCTAACcacactttttaatattttttaattttttaaaaattttaaattaatgttttttatcgttttaatgtaatgatattaaaaattaaaaaatatatattattttaatatatttttaaaaaaaataaattctcaaatAGACTATAAAGCAAAAACTAAGCTATAATAGGCATGTTGATTGCAATAAACTTTTTTAGGCAAcggttaattaaattaagtcaTAACCATATTGCATTGCATAGACTATATAAAGCGTAGACCTCGCCCAAGAATGAAGAATCAAGGGAATGAGGTTGCCTTTCTTTAGTCGCAACGCACCACCATTTTCACAATATTCTtgctattcttcttcttcttcttcttgttggtgGTGGTTTTGCTGCTGCCTTCCTCCTTTGATTGGCTGCTTCAAAACGGCCTCCATTACTGCCACCACAACCTTTTCCGTCAAAACTAGCCTCCCCTCCTCCCCTGCCACCACCCCACTTGCAATctcttcttatttctttctGTTGTGGTGCCTCAGAATTTGATCATTTGTTTTGGAATTTGAATACAAGAAAGGttagagagaaagagataaaATGAGAAAGGAAAGGAGATCAAGAAGGATATCAAGAATAGGGAGTTATGCAATATCATCATCAATGTCAATGAGAGATCATCAGCAACAACCTTGTATAACTTGTACAACGTTTAACATTCTTGCACCTATCTATAAACGTCTTAACATTAACAATGATCAGGATCAGAATTCACGTGAAAGTGATTACAGGGCCTATTGGCTTGTCAGAAACCAGAGGATTTTGGATTCCTTGTTGCGTGAAAGATCTTCCATAATTTGTCTTCaggttcttctctctctctctgcctctGTCTTTGTCTCTGTCTCTTTATGGTTTTGatgattgttttgatttgtttgttgaTTGTTTCAAATTGGTGTAGGAATTTTGGTTGGGAAATGAAGAGTTGGTCAACATGTATGAGAAGAGATTAGGTGATGCAGGCTATCTCAACTTCAAGCTTGCACGAACCAACAACCGTGGTGATGGTTGGTACCTgcctttcttcttcatttctcatCTTGGAATTTTCTCTGGAATCCCTTTTGtttatacatttaaaatttgatttctttttaatgaattatgttATTTCATAGTTTACCATTTTGTGCTAAGATCGAAACTTTAATACAACTTTTGGATCATGTTGGACTTCCTGTAATCAGACATTAAAGGCCATGCTCCAGGAGTTTGCTAATTTGATCTGCATTTGATGTTTCTTGTTTCATCAATTGTCCCATCACTATTGCCTAGTGGTTTAATGTCTCGAATTTGGACAAAATATGGAAGAAATCTCCCAAATTTGACCAATTCCTTTGCTTCCTGCTCTCTTTCACTATCTTCAGGAGAATTCTTCCATGTTTTCAAAAATAGGAATAAAGAGCTTTAAGTTTTGTTGGAGGTTGGGGATTTTTGTTGAGGAAATAAACTGGTCTTAGATACAAATGAATTGCAGAAGAAACAAtgaacaaaattttcttttgttgaaacCTTTCGAACATACTGTGTCATTGTATGATATCCCAGGCCTACTGATCGCTGTGCGCAAGGACTATTTCAGAGTTATTAACCATAGGGAATTGTTGTTCAATGACTGCGGGGATCGAGTTGCTCAGTTGTTACATGTTGAATTAGCTGCTCCTTGTTCACCATGCCGGAACAATGACACTCGCCAAGAAATTCTCATTGTCAATACCCACTTGTTATTTCCTCATGATTCAAGTTTGTCTCTTGTGAGATTGAATCAGGTAAGTACATTTTTCCaccctttgtttttctcttttctatctTCTTCACAAGTAACTTCTCACTATCCTTGGTTTTGGCCTGTGTTCTATGATTGCAAGAACAGGTCTACAAAATCCTGCAGTATGTGGAATCTTACCAGAAAGAAAACAAGCTTAGCCCAACGCCTATTATGCTTTGCGGGTAATTACATGTTCACATGCTACATGTCATGAAGAAACTACTCCCACTTGGTAGATTCTTTGTCCTTCACACGATCACACTCCTTGTATTCCTTATCCTTTACTTTGTACTTTCTGCAGTGACTGGAATGGGAGCAAACGGGGGCATGTTTACAAGTTCCTCAGGTCACAGGGCTTTGTATCATCGTATGATACTGCTCATCAGTACACTGATGCAGATGCTCACAAGGTCCTTATTTTCATGTTCAAACtagtaataatttattttcttcggTAGAAATCACTTTGTTGGTTTCATCCGATGCATAAATTTCTCATTCCTTTCATGTGTTGTGTGCTCAGTGGGTTAGCCACCTTAATCATCGTGGAAATATTTGTGGCGTGGATTTTATATGGCTTCTTAATCCCAATAGATACCGCAAGCTACTAAAAACAAGTTGGGGTGAAGCAGTATTTGGCATGTTCAAGGTcagatttttattcttaaacatTAACCTGGAATTCTCTGTTTTCATGTTCTTAACACTTCAACGATCTCACTCTGTTTATTGTTGGGCTTATTCTGTACATTTCTTTGCTATCTACACCTTCTCTAGCTCAATTGATGGTCACTTAATAATATCGCTGGAcagtgtaaataaaaaattagcaagCCATCTTATCTTGTGGATGTCATGTAGTTAATGTTTCTTCTTTGAAGAGACATCCCCAAATGACCTAAAATGTTTCTTCAACTTCACAGCAAGAAGGACGCCAATTGTCGGTCAACTAAGGCATTTGTAATCTCTCATCTCTTTTGCAACTTCCAGTTACTTCTTAATGTCCCATAGAAACTGTTGCCAAGCTGGTTGTTTTGGAGTGAAcacgtatatatatattttttttttgtggtttgcgTTGGCTTTGTAATGTCAGGGACatggaatttaaaaatagaattttatcaACGTTGGGAGAACAATTCTTGAGTTTCTGTCTCTGAAATAGAATTTTCCATTTCAGTATCTGCTACGGAGAGCTTCGCTGACAGAAGAAGATGCCTTTGTCTTTCTAAAGGCTGATAGTGATAGTGACTGCATTACCTACTCAGGCTTCTGTGAAGCTCTTCAACAGGTAAGATAAGTGGAAGCTATATTATCTCCTATCAATGCGGTTGCGTAGtaagatgtttttatttatttccttgacAACTCATACATAACAATGTTCTAAATATTGCAGCTTAATTTAACCGGCCACTGTTATGGACTCAGCGACGAAGAAACAAAGGATTTGTGGGTGCAGGCAGACATTGATGGGAATGGTGTTCTTGATTATAAAGAATTTCAGGTAACTTAAAATACTTTCTGCAATCCACAAATCAGTTGTACTCTTGCCAACATTTGTTTATGTTTATAACCAGATGAATGGTTTCCATGTATTTGCTGATCTTTACGTCAAAATGTGTATATCTGCTACATGGCTTGCTGTGATATCTGTTTTATCATATTGGTTTCAGAAAAGAAAGCAATTCGACATGTTAATACCTGTAAAAAAGTGTTCTAAACTATGATGTTCACATTGTGGGATTTTTGGAACTACAGCAGCGAATTTGGAATCCTACATGGTCAGAgcagaaagatgatgaaatccAAGACGATAATCTTAAGGGTAGAGAAGAGCAAACAATTGGTTTCAGTGTGGAGAATGCTGTTCTCTTCCCTCCTGAAGTAGAGAAAGGAATGTGGCCTGAGAACTACTCTCTTTCAGATCATGCCCGACTAACGGTGGTGTTCTCACCAATAAGAATGCCATGCTCACAATTGAAAGCAAACTAGGAACAAGATTTTAGAACAGAATGAACGAGCAGAGCATGAGGGGCAGCAAACAGGTTGTCACGAGGGGGTTGCTAAAACAGGCACAAGAATTATCTAGTGAGAGAGAGGCTTTGAATTCTCTTTCAGATGGATCAAAttgcaaattgatttttttctccaaaTGTAATAGAGTAGCCTTTAGAATGTCAAAGTTGAGAGGGTGACATGTTGCAGCAAACTCTCCAATGGACTTGCTTTTGAATATTCAAGGACTCCAGTTGGGTACTGATGGACTTGACTAGCTGTGCCAGTCTCGTTGTTGGATTCCAGGTTCTGCTTCATCTGTTTGCTCATTGACAATGAAATAGGAACaaggtgaagaagaagagaataaacGAAAGAGAGCAGCGGTGGAAATTTACTCTCGTGGATAGAAGCAGGCATGCATCACCTCTCCTGGATAGAAGGGCAACAGCAGATTGCTTCAAGCATTTTGGCCATATTTAGGATGTAGGCATAAAAGAATCTTCTTATAATAGAGTTTTGCCCTGACTCTGTAATATGTTGTTATAAATACAAGTAGTGGTAGTAATTCATCAAATTGTAGAGAAAAAAACCTCAGAATCTAATCCATATTTTTATCTGTCTTCCTTTATAATGCATCTCTCAGGCAACTatggttgaaaaaaaagttgCCTTCAAACATTTTTATGTACGTGAAGCCTCAACTAGGCAGAGAGTCGAACGTTGGAACTCTGATATTCATCTGCTGGTTTTTAAGGTTGAGAGAGCGATCAGTACAAGAAACACTAGATTCCCTGATCTTGTCGATCTGTTATTTAGAAGCAGAGTATCTCTAGATTATCCAGAGAGATTCAATGGTCCATGGGGGTGTCAAGTATATGTGGCCACGTATGGTACAGATGGGACAATCGCACATGACCCTTTATTGTGTTATACGATGGGTTGCCACTCTTGATCTTCCCAAACAAACAAGTTACACTTACCTTAGCTTCATTTATTAAAGCCGGCATTGAGGGAAACTAGTTTTTTAGCTTGGGTGGATTGACTTTACTCGTCagattaaaatctattttaatatatttaaaaaaaatgtattttttaaaaaattttaaaagaaaaaccaacaAAAGTGAATTTTGGAGGGATCACAAAGTTTCAAAAATAGAACCCATCTACCACACATGGCCAACAAGATTATAGAGCCTCACaacctaacattttttttccaaagagGATTGAGACTACGAAATTGATTACTATTTTCTATAAAGAAAGGACCAAACTTTTTGACTCTTGTGGCCGCTTCATGAATCACGTAATTTAATTGCCTTTTGAAAGTTccgtacaaaaacaaaagaaaagatgtAAAGATTTCAGACTTGAATGACATATAATGCAGGAGGACGtgtaaaaataaactgaaaaactaaaaaggagTGACCCCCGAATTATCCAAGTATCGCTCCTGCCTCCAAGGGAGGAGAAGTATAAAACTATGCTCCACTTTTGGCACAATTTCCAGCACCAAAAATTAAGTAGCCATGgtgaacaaaattattattttagggtTCCAGGCGGGTCACGTCTTACTTTTtccttgcttcttcttctccttcttcttcttctgttttaattaagaaaaataaaaggtatatcCATGTAGGGGCGGGCATGCAAAAGGTTAAAAGAGAACAGGGAAAGGTTATACTTTCAGAACTCCACTACCtcatcatcaactttttttatcaAGGAATAATCAAGGATGTGCAAAGCCCTAATCCAAGAGATCATCGTTTTCAAatacgaaaaaaataaataaataaaagcatcGTATTATATAATATTCCAGCAAGCATATATAGCAACAAATTGAGTGCCAAAACACACACGCACATACAATTTGCAGCGAAGAGAATAGGCATTTCACTCTTGTCTTGGatggaaattttatatttggaaaTGTTGAGAGACTTGGCATTGTATCTTCTTCAATGATGTTTGGAGTGATGGATtagttttttactttgattcgaggcttttagattttataaagcAAAAGCAGCTGTGGGCTAGAGAGGTCCCAGCAAGAGTNNNNNNNNNNNNNNNNNNNNNNNNNNNNNNNNNNNNNNNNNNNNNNNNNNNNNNNNNNNNNNNNNNNNNNNNNNNNNNNNNNNNNNNNNNNNNNNNNNNNNNNNNNNNNNNNNNNNNNNNNNNNNNNNNNNNNNNNNNNNNNNNNNNNNNNNNNNNNNNNNNNNNNNNNNNNNNNNNNNNNNNNNNNNNNNNNNNNNNNNNNNNNNNNNNNNNNNNNNNNNNNNNNNNNNNNNNNNNNNNNNNNNNNNNNNNNNNNNNNNNNNNNNNNNNNNNNNNNNNNNNNNNNNNNNNNNNNNNNNNNNNNNNNNNNNNNNNNNNNNNNNNNNNNNNNNNNNNNNNNNNNNNNNNNNNNNNNNNNNNNNNNNNNNNNNNNNNNNNNNNNNNNNNNNNNNNNNNNNNNNNNNNNNNNNNNNNNNNNNNNNNNNNNNNNNNNNNNNNNNNNNNNNNNNNNNNNNNNNNNNNNNNNNNNNNNNNNNNNNNNNNNNNNNNNNNNNNNNNNNGTTCATTAGTATGGAGCCCTGAAAGTATTTGGCAAACAAAGTCACCATTTCTGTCTCTATCAGCGGAGGTTGCACGTTGATAGCTTGGTCACGCCACCTTTGAACATAAGCCCTTACGGACTCTTGAGTTCCTTTCTCCATGCTAATCAGACTGGTCCTATCAGGAGCAATCTCTAggttgaacttgtattgctttaagaAAGCATCAGCCAAGTCTGTCCATTTCCTGATCCTAATATTGTCTAACCTCATATACCAACTGAGGGCCGATCCGGTCAGGCTATCCTGGAAGAAGTAAATTAACATTTTGTCGTCGTGGATAACCTCTGCCATTTTGTTATAGTAGGAGCGGAGATGGGTCTTCGGGCATTCCATCCCAGTATACTTAACAAACTCCGGCACTCTAAACTTCTTTGGAATTACAATATTAGGTACTAAACATACCTCAGCGGCCCTAATTGggtcaaaaaaatcatttccttcAATTGCCCTTAGCCTTTCTTCTAGGGCAGTCCACTTATCATCTCCTTCATGATTAGAGAATTTAAAGTCATGTGGATCTTCGTTTGTTAAATCCATTGTAATAGGGATTTGGATGGGCCGAGCAGGACTCTGCTTAGTTGGTGTATTTGCCCCTATGTTTATAGGTGCGACAAGGATTTGAGCTGCTGCTGGTGCTTCATTAGGTTGAGTAGATGTTCCCTTTCCATCTCTGGCTCTCAATATTTGCTCTAACATACGGGTTAGGTTTGCCACATCATTCTGAACTCCTTCAAGTTCTCTTTGGTACTGAGATTCGGGTTGTGACCttccttcgttttccattcttgctcTTTGCCGAGTGTAGTGGACTTTggaagggggacctatgtttcgcgatctggaatgcatatgataaattaaaaacaaaaatacgtGATGAGAATGTGATGCATATGTAATGTGTATATATGCATATTTTATGAGCTGATTCATGACTTTCGTAACCTTTAAGCAAGATTTCTGAGTTGACCCGATTACCATAAAGGAGGGTTTGCCAAGTTCTTATCATAGTGGTTTACCAAACCCATTAAGAAAGGAAATACGTCATGGACTTCTTATAAATAACAAACTTGCTCATACAAAACAATAATGGGAAAGAGAGTCCTATACATTGCTACCTCTAAAAAGCATTTCCTCTATTAGCTAAATCCCCAATAAAACAGGCCATTGCCCCCATGTATTCTCGATACTTTGAAGCATCATTTCCGACTTGGGTGGCTTGTTGTTGCAACCTTTCTGCATAACGGGCTACTTGCTCAACCTGTTTTTCCATATGTCTTATTCTGGCATGGAATACGGTGTTATCTTCGATTATTGCTTCGTTGTTGGCTCCTAAGGCTTCGTTGCTTCTTTCCAATACTCGCACCATACCCTCTGATTGTGCCAACTTATCTCTTGTTCTTTGTAGCTCTTCCTTTTCGATATCCAGCTCTGCTATTTTGGAATTGACTTGAACTGCAAAGTTGTCCATGTAGTCTTGGCATTCTTAACGCTCTTGCTTAGCCTTactcatctcttcttccatCTCGAAGTAGTGGCTTCTCAACTCCCTTAACTCTTCTTCTCGTACCTCGATCTCCGCTTGTAAAGCCCTCATCCTTCCTTTTGAAGACTCGGCTCTCTTCTGGTAATCTTTCATGTCAGACTCAGCGGCCATTCTtgcatttctttcttcctctagCTGCACCATGTATTGAGATCTaaccttcctttcttcttctatgtcgaggttggctagacgattcttctccttctcaacttctattttctttaaaagaagtttccttcccttcttcaAAGAATCCATCGTCTCCTTATCAACATTCACGCCTTTTGTTGCCCTCTTAACCTTAGCCAATTCTTTTTCTGCTATCCCATTCTTCTTGACCAACTCATCATAATCAGCTATTCGATTCCTTAACTCAGCCTGGACCCCCGTTGTTATGTCTTCAGCTACCTCAGCCCTTTTCTGCCATTCCTTTAGAGACATTAGctgcttctcttgtttttctaaccGCTGATTCAAGAAAACCCTCATCGTATTTTCCTCCTCTAGCTGGTTCTCTAACAATTGTTGTCGCCCCTTACTTTTGCTGAGCTCTATTACACACTGATCTAGCTGCTTTATTAGATCTTCTTCAtcatcctttcttttccttttatgtgTTTCTATCGCTGCCTCTGACTGTTCTTGTGTAGAGAGACCCTTTACTTCAGAAAAATCCTCATTCCTCCAAACTGTATAATTATGGCTGAATGAGGTTTCAAAACtgcttccttcttctcttttcacctTCACGGGTCTTTCCCAATCCTGTCGGATAAGCTCCATTTCTTTGATGAACGGTTGGTGCTTGAATAACCCAATGAAATCAGCTAAACCCAAGGTTCTTGGCGTATATTGCATTCCGCCTAACTGCCTTGTTACGAGGGCGGGCGCATAGCTGATGTAACCAGTTACACCAATTAAAGGAACCCATATCTTGCTTCCGCAACTCATTATGCAAATAGCGTTGTTCATCCATGGTGCTTTCCATTTGAAGTTGCTACTTGGCAATGCTGCATACTTATCCCTCCATGCCTTCTCATCCCAATTCTTCCAAGTCTCATCTATGGTAATCTTTAACGGTCGCAAGTCAAACCACCAAAAGTTGTTGAAGATGTCTCTTGGTGCTTCGATATGACTGATTATCCATAGGTACAACATAGGGACGCAGCACCTCATAGCTCCTTTTCCATGTGTTTGGCAGTGATTGAGAGATAACATGGTTTCCCCCAAGATGGCTGAGGAAGGATTGATCCGGTCATGCTCATATTCGATGAAGACACTCGCTGCTTCTAAACTGATGACCCCAGTTTCAGAAGGGAACAACACTAGCCCAAAAATGGCGAAGGCCACCAACCTATATCATTCGTCTCCCAACTTGCCTTCTTcggcatttttcttcattcgagcttcaatgaccttccatttaaaaccccCTTCAGCACTTCTACACTGGTTGATCTTTCCTAAGCCTAATAAACTAACTACTTCCGTAGCTGTGTCTTCAAATCTGCGTCGGCGGTAGATTCGGCAGCTGTCATTTGGAAAATCCAGGATTCTCTCATATTCTTCCAAGGTGGGCGTCATATCGATGTTTCCAAAGGTAAAGCATCGATAACTGGGATCCCAAAAATTCAGAAGGGCTTTGATCGTCGCTGCTTGTACAGGCAACTTCATTATTTGTGCAATCCTCCCATGTCGCCTTTCAAACAGGGTCTCGTCAACATATTCCATGATAGGCAATAACTTTCCTAAATCGTTTACCATGTGATTTACCTTGGTAATGCATGGTAACCCACTAGCATCGATTCTTGGGCATTTTCCTTCGGCAATCTGAGCCAACTCAGACTCTTGTCCATATTCTTGGAAAGAGAGGTATTTAGTcatgatttcagctcaaaacCTGAGTTGATGAATTTAACCGTTAATCGTGATGCAAATGAAAATAAGATTCATAACCTAAagacaagctctatttattaagtgagagagggtagtttttctatctggtctcgaagggtctcatatctgcccagtgacattcttcgtaaagaagtatgggggcgttgcaaggaacagttaagacacgtatgcccaccattaccaagcaggcactcagatatgagttaggtgtttcacgcatttaaaccctgaccaatagtcttagggtaaatcgttaattccccacttaacttaaagcttgtgtgtgcttttcaaatTTAAGGTaagtgatgcatgaaacaattatatacaatgcatgaataatatgcgtaaaataaaaaataaatacgcaaataaaaggaaaggcatattaacaataaacacacaaaaaaccaacaaatcagacaaaaacaatgCTTAGTCTACAacgtccccagcggagtcgccatcctgtcgcacccctaaaaaatcaaaaaattaaattgagggttcgactggcgaatttttttttatttttggttctttggagtcgccacctagtattttagtcactaggaacctaaccggtctcagagatcgggtacggagactggttgcgtaaagggaaggtattagcaccccaaatacgccctacctaaggtaagctgcattgttttatcgtctgataaaaaaaaaactaaagtgttattgtaattttagtCGTTGGTTTgtccatggttcaagaaaaatcctcctcaataagaaggtcttttatcttatcgggtaaaatcctaaccgttctaacgtctataccaaactttattgataatatttaggaatacgttttacgtataaattcgtaatcccaaatactaaaagaaaacaaaaaaaaggttttttagcatttttgaaatattggcctagttctcatggcttgaataaactggttattaaagccaaaatgcatgttaatatatatatt
The genomic region above belongs to Populus alba chromosome 12, ASM523922v2, whole genome shotgun sequence and contains:
- the LOC118058049 gene encoding uncharacterized calcium-binding protein At1g02270, whose translation is MRKERRSRRISRIGSYAISSSMSMRDHQQQPCITCTTFNILAPIYKRLNINNDQDQNSRESDYRAYWLVRNQRILDSLLRERSSIICLQEFWLGNEELVNMYEKRLGDAGYLNFKLARTNNRGDGLLIAVRKDYFRVINHRELLFNDCGDRVAQLLHVELAAPCSPCRNNDTRQEILIVNTHLLFPHDSSLSLVRLNQVYKILQYVESYQKENKLSPTPIMLCGDWNGSKRGHVYKFLRSQGFVSSYDTAHQYTDADAHKWVSHLNHRGNICGVDFIWLLNPNRYRKLLKTSWGEAVFGMFKYLLRRASLTEEDAFVFLKADSDSDCITYSGFCEALQQLNLTGHCYGLSDEETKDLWVQADIDGNGVLDYKEFQQRIWNPTWSEQKDDEIQDDNLKGREEQTIGFSVENAVLFPPEVEKGMWPENYSLSDHARLTVVFSPIRMPCSQLKAN